The stretch of DNA CGCATCGTGACCATGGCTGTCGTTGATGTTCTTGAAGAAGTCGATGTCGAGAATGAACACGGACAGAACGTCGTCGGTGCCGAGCACGTTGTCGATGAACGCCAGAAACTCGCGGCGGTTCGGCAGGCCGGTCAGCGCATCGGTGACGGCCTGCTTCTTCAGCAGTTCCATCTGCCGCGCGCGATCGGTGATGTCGCGGACGACCGCCGTGAATTCGGTCACCCCGTTCACGTCGATCTTCGCGATCGCGATTTCGACCGGAATGATCGAGCCGTCGCGATGCTGTCCGTACACGCTGTTGCTCTCGTCCATGCGCGGCGGCGTCGTCTGCCGCAGTTCGGTCAGCGTCGAATCCGCGAACTGCTGCACGTTCCGCGCGTGGTGCGCGCGAAACTGTTCCGGCAGCAGCATTTCGACCGGCCGCCCCAGCACCTCGGCCGCCGTATAACCGAACAGATTCTGCGCGGCGCGATTGAACAACGTGATGTGGTGCCGCTGATCGATCGCGACGATCGCGTCATACGCCGAATCCACCACCGCGCGATAACGCGATGCGCTGACGTCGGGTTCGCGCGTCTGCGACGTTGCCGGTGCGATGGGGAAGCCCGTCACGAACACGGTCGCATCGTTCGCACGCGCGGCCGGCTTGAGCGACACGCGCCACCGCTGCGCGCCGTCGCAAAAGTCGCACGTCCGCGCGCCGCCGGACGTCAGGCATTCGTCGAGCTTTTCCCGCAACGCAAGCCGCGCATTCTCTGGAACCAGCGCATCGAACGGAATCGGAAAGGTCGGCTTGTCCGCATGCACGGCGCCAGTCATCTGGAAAAAAGCATCGTTGCACGCGGTGACGACAAGCGCGCCGCGCTCGTCGCGCCCGACGACGGCGATGCTTTCCGCGAACTCGTTCGGGTTGTTGGGCCAATCGGACATGGTCTCACCTTGCGGGAGCATTACACTGCGCCGGTTCAGTATGCTGGGAACCATTGTTGCATAACAGTCTGACGGTATTCGCAGCACCGGGCTATTTCGCCTATACGGCCAGGCTGGATCAGCAGATGCCGGACCCGCATCCGCAATCGCGCGGATCAGCGGCGCGCCCTCACCCTTCCACGAAGATCGCCATGACCTTCCTGCACGTCGCGTTGAACGGCGATCGGCGACGACGCAGTTGCATCGGTGCAAGCGGGCGCTGATTCGATCCACGGCAGGTTCACCACGGCTACGACGGCTCGTGCCGGGCCGTGAACCGGCGCGCGCTCGCGCCCGGGCATGGCATCAGAACCGGGATGGAAGACGTGACGGCGCGGCCGGACGGCCGCGCGGCGCGAGAGCAATGCCGAACGGGTCGAAGCCGCCAGATCGTTGATCGCGAATCCCGTCTCGCATGACTGAACGGCTGCGTCGGCATGGTCCGCCATCCGCATCGCGGGACCGGGACAAGCCGTCCCGCCGCAGCCAACCCCCAGCCCGCTACCGATAGTTCACGAAGTTGATGATGTCGTTCAGGAACCACGGCAGGATCAGTTGCGTATCGGGGTAGCGGGTGCCGACGCTGAGCCGCGGCGGTCTCGACGCGGCGTCGCCGGTGTGCAGGATGTAGGTATCCGTATCGTCCGGCCCCGGCCGCGCGGCCTGATAGTCGGCGGGCGGCCGCGACGGCGCGCAGCCGGCGAAAACGAACACGACGAGGACCGCGGCAACACGAAAAGACTTCATGACGGTGAGTTCCCGAAACGTGACGTGACCTGAGCGCATCGTTACACAGAGTCGACCCGGTCGCGCGCTGCGCCGCCCTCGTCCGCCGGTTTCGGCCACTCGCCGAACTGCAGCGCCGCAAGCTGCGCATAGAGCGGCGAACTGCGCAGCAGCTCGGCGTGACGCCCCTGCGCGACGATGCGGCCCTGCTCCATCACGACGATGCGGTCGGCCTGCTGCACGGTCGCGAGACGATGCGCGATGACGAGCGTCGTGCGGTTCTGCGCGGCGTTGTCGAGC from Paraburkholderia caballeronis encodes:
- a CDS encoding sensor domain-containing diguanylate cyclase — encoded protein: MSDWPNNPNEFAESIAVVGRDERGALVVTACNDAFFQMTGAVHADKPTFPIPFDALVPENARLALREKLDECLTSGGARTCDFCDGAQRWRVSLKPAARANDATVFVTGFPIAPATSQTREPDVSASRYRAVVDSAYDAIVAIDQRHHITLFNRAAQNLFGYTAAEVLGRPVEMLLPEQFRAHHARNVQQFADSTLTELRQTTPPRMDESNSVYGQHRDGSIIPVEIAIAKIDVNGVTEFTAVVRDITDRARQMELLKKQAVTDALTGLPNRREFLAFIDNVLGTDDVLSVFILDIDFFKNINDSHGHDAGDEVLRVLAKVGMSMTHEANLFARWGGEEFVAALPGADAGLAHTIAETLRRRIEQQDFAHEWHLKPIPFTVSIGVVTRDAGERDVDTLMKRADRALYRAKQSGRNRVEAG